A DNA window from Vigna unguiculata cultivar IT97K-499-35 chromosome 10, ASM411807v1, whole genome shotgun sequence contains the following coding sequences:
- the LOC114165886 gene encoding ATP-dependent RNA helicase DEAH13 isoform X1 — METWESSGDVIEMNSQSLGDGDSNALILPAKRMKKRKGKEQDHRKAQSNKKQKLSKPQKRKKKFEDDKEKQRLQEQAIKTMNEHTLPEYAYHLLQSSCNINRNETMKEKRRRAVHLLKEGLNVSYNGLSKEPEMDEIHSAQDDEVEKNDIQIQPIKSEEVLNTTLTPLESSEELLHGNEVENYKYVSGNLADISIDKQLYEIRSSPLSCSVDEIKDRTDENNKPNGLSNLDYSAPRASNVPTVVHVYRPSEVEDKRKDLPIVMMEQEIMEAINDCSSVIICGETGCGKTTQVPQFLYEAGYGSSKGVIGVTQPRRVAVLATAKRVAYELGLHLGKEVGFQVRYDKKIGENCSIKFMTDGILLREVQNDILLRRYSVIILDEAHERSLNTDILIGMLSRVIKTRQMIYNEQQKMILSGEIISPEKIIFPLRLVLMSATLRVQDFTSGKLFQTAPPVIEVPTRQFPVTVYFSKKTEKTDYIGEAYKKVLAIHKRLPPGGILVFVTGQREVEDLCRKLRKASKEFIKKKVEGSVQTDSTVINEKKSDEGVNIREINEAFEVHGTSSFQQTDRFSSYDEDEDNANENESDFSYDTETESELEFDDDNLVLPENNSNIVNALGQAGSLASLKAAFEKLSGQATSSSSNEEKTFSANIEGNLDQSKALSEKRTKENCSTPGALCVLPLYAMLPAAAQLRVFEKVGEGERLVVVATNVAETSLTIPGIKYVVDTGREKVKNYDPSNGMETYEIQWISKASAAQRAGRSGRTGPGHCYRLYSSAAFNNEFPEHSPAEVEKVPVHGVVLLLKSMHIKKVANFPFPTSLKAASLLEAENCLKSLEALDSKDELTTLGKAMAHYPLSPRHSRMLLTVVKNTRQELKCNLNLLLAYAVAAAAALSLSNPFIMQYEDDNSRDSKMSEKSGMGDGERDFDKKGKSRRKKLKETAKVAREKFRVVTSDALTIAYALQCFEHSQKSVEFCDDYALHFKTMDEMSKLRQQLLKLVFYQVDKGGLEEEYSWIHGTLEDVECAWQVSSEKYPLSLVEERLICEAICAGWADRVAKRITSFSRVFDGEKTSRALRYQSCMVDESVLLHRWSSLSTVGPEYLVYNELLETKRPNKEGISTMRAYMHGATSVEPAWLVEHAKSSCVFSAPLKDPRSYYDAQTDQVKCWVTPAFGRFSWKLPMHSLPISNDEDRVQVFAYALLEGQVCPCLKSVRKYMSAPPESIMKKEAFGQKRVGNLLSKLKSRLIDSSAVLRMVWKENPRELFAEILDWFQHSFHKHFEELWLQMHNELLMGTQKGPQHKSSRKKKVKSKGLS, encoded by the exons ATGGAAACTTGGGAAAGCTCTGGTGATGTTATTGAAATGAATTCTCAAAG TCTGGGAGATGGTGATAGTAATGCACTGATTTTGCCTGCAAAGAGgatgaagaaaaggaaagggAAGGAACAG GATCATCGAAAAGctcaatcaaataaaaaacagaaattgAGCAAACCtcagaagaggaagaagaagttTGAG GATGACAAGGAGAAACAACGTCTGCAGGAACAAGCTATTAAGACAATGAA CGAGCACACACTTCCAGAGTATGCGTATCATCTTCTACAGTCTTCATGCAATATAAATCGG AATGAGACTATGAAGGAAAAGCGTAGGAGGGCTGTTCATTTGTTGAAAGAAGGATTGAACGTTTCATATAATGGACTGTCTAAGGAACCTGAGATGGACGAGATTCATTCAGCACAGGATGATGAAGTTGAAAAAAATGACATTcaaattcaacccattaaatCAGAAGAAGTCTTAAATACAACTTTAACACCTCTGGAGTCCTCTGAAGAACTACTTCATGgcaatgaagttgaaaattataaatacgtTTCTGGAAATCTTGCTGACATTTCCATTGACAAACAACTTTATGAAATCAGAAGTTCTCCATTGTCTTGTTCGGTCGATGAAATAAAG GATAGAACAGATGAGAACAATAAGCCCAATGGATTGAGCAACCTTGATTATTCTGCACCAAGGGCTTCAAATGTTCCTACTGTTGTGCATGTGTATAGACCAAGTGAAGTTGAAGACAAAAGAAAAGATTTGCCTATAGTTATGATGGAGCAAGAGATAATGGAAGCTATAAATGACTGTTCAAGTGTTATCATATGTGGAGAAACTGGGTGTGGTAAAACAACTCAAGTTCCTCAG TTTCTTTATGAAGCTGGTTACGGTTCAAGTAAGGGTGTCATTGGTGTTACTCAACCTCGTCGAGTGGCTGTTCTTGCTACAGCTAAGCGTGTGGCATATGAGCTTGGTCTTCACTTAGGGAAGGAGGTTGGTTTTCAAGTCAGATATGACAAGAAGATTGGTGAAAATTGTTCTATCAAGTTTATGACGGATGGAATTTTGCTACGAGAAGTTCAG AATGATATTTTGTTGAGACGTTATTCTGTCATAATTCTTGATGAGGCCCATGAGAGGAGCTTGAACACGGACATTTTGATCGGGATGCTCTCACGTGTAATTAAAACTCGCCAAATG ATTTATAATGAACAACAGAAGATGATACTTTCAGGGGAAATTATAAGTcctgaaaaaattatttttccctTAAGACTTGTGCTTATGAGTGCCACCTTGCGAGTACAAGACTTCACTTCTGGGAAGTTATTCCAAACTGCTCCACCTGTTATAGAAGTTCCTACTAGGCAATTTCCAGTAACAGTATACTTCTCAAAGAAAACAGAGAAAACAGATTACATTGGAGAAGCATATAAAAAGGTCTTGGCAATTCACAAGAGGTTGCCACCTGGGGGCATACTTGTGTTTGTTACTGGGCAAAGGGAAGTAGAGGACTTGTGTAGGAAATTACGGAAAGCATCAAAGGAGTTTATCAAGAAAAAAGTTGAAGGATCTGTGCAAACTGATAGCACTGTGATCAATGAAAAAAAGTCTGATGAGGGAGTAAATATTAGAGAGATTAATGAAGCATTTGAGGTTCATGGAACTTCATCCTTCCAGCAAACTGATAGATTTAGTAGTTATGATGAAGATGAGGATAATGCAAATGAGAATGAATCTGATTTTTCTTATGACACTGAAACAGAGAGTGAACTGGAATTTGATGATGATAATCTTGTGCTTCCAGAGAACAATAGTAATATTGTGAATGCCTTGGGACAGGCAGGAAGTCTTGCTTCACTAAAGGCTGCTTTTGAAAAATTGTCTGGGCAGGCCACATCAAGCTCCTCAAATGAAGAGAAGACATTTTCTGCGAACATAGAAGGTAATTTGGACCAATCAAAAGCTCTCAGCGAGAAAAGAACTAAAGAAAATTGCAGTACTCCAGGTGCGCTCTGTGTTCTACCTTTGTATGCCATGCTTCCTGCAGCAGCTCAACTTCgtgtatttgaaaaagttggggAGGGAGAGCGGCTTGTAGTTGTTGCTACAAATGTTGCTGAAACATCTTTAACTATCCCCGGGATAAAGTATGTGGTTGATACTGGAAGAGAAAAGGTGAAGAATTATGACCCCTCTAATGGCATGGAGACATACGAAATACAATGGATAAGTAAGGCATCTGCTGCACAGCGTGCAGGCAGATCTGGAAGAACTGGTCCTGGACACTGTTACCGTCTCTATTCTTCTGCAGCCTTTAATAATGAATTTCCTGAGCACTCTCCTGCCGAAGTTGAGAAAGTACCTGTTCATGGTGTTGTCCTTCTCTTGAAATCCATGCATATTAAAAAG GTTGCAAATTTCCCATTTCCTACATCTCTTAAAGCTGCTTCTTTGCTTGAAGCTGAAAATTGCTTGAAATCTCTTGAAGCACTTGATAGCAAGGATGAACTTACAACCTTGGGAAAAGCCATGGCACATTATCCATTGAGTCCTCGTCATTCTAGAATGCTCCTCACTGTTGTTAAAAATACAAGACAGGAGcttaaatgtaatttaaatttgctTTTGGCATATGCTGTTGCAGCTGCTGCGGCATTGAGCTTGTCAAATCCTTTTATAATGCAATATGAAGATGATAACAGCAGAGATTCAAAGATGTCTGAGAAATCTGGAATGGGAGATGGTGAGCGAGACTTTGATAAAAAGGGAAAGTCAAGAAGAAAGAAACTAAAAGAAACGGCAAAAGTTGCACGAGAAAAATTTCGAGTTGTCACTAGTGATGCCCTCACCATAGCTTATGCTTTACAGTGTTTTGAACATTCACAGAAATCAGTAGAATTCTGTGATGACTATGCTTTGCATTTCAAAACCATGGATGAAATGTCCAAACTTCGACAACAGCTACTTAAACTGGTCTTTTATCAGGTTGATAAAGGTGGTCTTGAAGAAGAGTACTCATGGATCCATGGAACTTTAGAGGATGTTGAATGTGCTTGGCAGGTTTCTTCTGAAAAATATCCACTTTCTCTTGTTGAGGAAAGACTCATCTGTGAAGCAATATGTGCTGGCTGGGCGGATAGGGTTGCTAAACGTATTACATCTTTTTCTAGGGTCTTCGATGGGGAGAAAACATCTCGTGCCTTAAGGTATCAATCATGCATGGTTGATGAAAGTGTTTTACTTCATCGTTGGTCATCACTTTCTACTGTAGGCCCTGAGTATTTGGTTTACAATGAACTATTAGAGACCAAAAGACCAAATAAAGAAGGGATAAGTACCATGAGAGCATATATGCATGGAGCAACAAGTGTAGAGCCAGCTTGGCTTGTTGAGCATGCTAAGTCCTCATGCGTCTTCTCAGCTCCCCTGAAGGATCCTAGATCTTACTATGATGCCCAGACTGACCAAGTAAAATGTTGGGTAACCCCAGCCTTTGGCCGTTTCTCTTGGAAGCTTCCAATGCATTCATTGCCCATTAGCAATGATGAAGATCGGGTGCAAGTGTTTGCCTATGCTTTGCTTGAAGGCCAGGTGTGTCCCTGTTTAAAATCTGTTCGAAAATATATGTCGGCTCCCCCTGAAAGTATCATGAAGAAAGAAGCATTTGGTCAGAAAAGGGTGGGAAATCTTTTAAGCAAGTTAAAAAGCAGGCTGATTGATAGCTCTGCTGTGCTAAGAATGGTGTGGAAGGAGAATCCTAGGGAACTATTTGCAGAAATTTTGGATTGGTTTCAGCATAGTTTTCACAAGCACTTTGAAGAGTTATGGCTACAAATGCATAACGAATTGCTCATGGGGACACAAAAAGGCCCTCAGCATAAAAGTTCTaggaaaaagaaagtaaaatctAAAGGGCTATCATAA
- the LOC114165886 gene encoding ATP-dependent RNA helicase DEAH13 isoform X3 codes for MKEKRRRAVHLLKEGLNVSYNGLSKEPEMDEIHSAQDDEVEKNDIQIQPIKSEEVLNTTLTPLESSEELLHGNEVENYKYVSGNLADISIDKQLYEIRSSPLSCSVDEIKDRTDENNKPNGLSNLDYSAPRASNVPTVVHVYRPSEVEDKRKDLPIVMMEQEIMEAINDCSSVIICGETGCGKTTQVPQFLYEAGYGSSKGVIGVTQPRRVAVLATAKRVAYELGLHLGKEVGFQVRYDKKIGENCSIKFMTDGILLREVQNDILLRRYSVIILDEAHERSLNTDILIGMLSRVIKTRQMIYNEQQKMILSGEIISPEKIIFPLRLVLMSATLRVQDFTSGKLFQTAPPVIEVPTRQFPVTVYFSKKTEKTDYIGEAYKKVLAIHKRLPPGGILVFVTGQREVEDLCRKLRKASKEFIKKKVEGSVQTDSTVINEKKSDEGVNIREINEAFEVHGTSSFQQTDRFSSYDEDEDNANENESDFSYDTETESELEFDDDNLVLPENNSNIVNALGQAGSLASLKAAFEKLSGQATSSSSNEEKTFSANIEGNLDQSKALSEKRTKENCSTPGALCVLPLYAMLPAAAQLRVFEKVGEGERLVVVATNVAETSLTIPGIKYVVDTGREKVKNYDPSNGMETYEIQWISKASAAQRAGRSGRTGPGHCYRLYSSAAFNNEFPEHSPAEVEKVPVHGVVLLLKSMHIKKVANFPFPTSLKAASLLEAENCLKSLEALDSKDELTTLGKAMAHYPLSPRHSRMLLTVVKNTRQELKCNLNLLLAYAVAAAAALSLSNPFIMQYEDDNSRDSKMSEKSGMGDGERDFDKKGKSRRKKLKETAKVAREKFRVVTSDALTIAYALQCFEHSQKSVEFCDDYALHFKTMDEMSKLRQQLLKLVFYQVDKGGLEEEYSWIHGTLEDVECAWQVSSEKYPLSLVEERLICEAICAGWADRVAKRITSFSRVFDGEKTSRALRYQSCMVDESVLLHRWSSLSTVGPEYLVYNELLETKRPNKEGISTMRAYMHGATSVEPAWLVEHAKSSCVFSAPLKDPRSYYDAQTDQVKCWVTPAFGRFSWKLPMHSLPISNDEDRVQVFAYALLEGQVCPCLKSVRKYMSAPPESIMKKEAFGQKRVGNLLSKLKSRLIDSSAVLRMVWKENPRELFAEILDWFQHSFHKHFEELWLQMHNELLMGTQKGPQHKSSRKKKVKSKGLS; via the exons ATGAAGGAAAAGCGTAGGAGGGCTGTTCATTTGTTGAAAGAAGGATTGAACGTTTCATATAATGGACTGTCTAAGGAACCTGAGATGGACGAGATTCATTCAGCACAGGATGATGAAGTTGAAAAAAATGACATTcaaattcaacccattaaatCAGAAGAAGTCTTAAATACAACTTTAACACCTCTGGAGTCCTCTGAAGAACTACTTCATGgcaatgaagttgaaaattataaatacgtTTCTGGAAATCTTGCTGACATTTCCATTGACAAACAACTTTATGAAATCAGAAGTTCTCCATTGTCTTGTTCGGTCGATGAAATAAAG GATAGAACAGATGAGAACAATAAGCCCAATGGATTGAGCAACCTTGATTATTCTGCACCAAGGGCTTCAAATGTTCCTACTGTTGTGCATGTGTATAGACCAAGTGAAGTTGAAGACAAAAGAAAAGATTTGCCTATAGTTATGATGGAGCAAGAGATAATGGAAGCTATAAATGACTGTTCAAGTGTTATCATATGTGGAGAAACTGGGTGTGGTAAAACAACTCAAGTTCCTCAG TTTCTTTATGAAGCTGGTTACGGTTCAAGTAAGGGTGTCATTGGTGTTACTCAACCTCGTCGAGTGGCTGTTCTTGCTACAGCTAAGCGTGTGGCATATGAGCTTGGTCTTCACTTAGGGAAGGAGGTTGGTTTTCAAGTCAGATATGACAAGAAGATTGGTGAAAATTGTTCTATCAAGTTTATGACGGATGGAATTTTGCTACGAGAAGTTCAG AATGATATTTTGTTGAGACGTTATTCTGTCATAATTCTTGATGAGGCCCATGAGAGGAGCTTGAACACGGACATTTTGATCGGGATGCTCTCACGTGTAATTAAAACTCGCCAAATG ATTTATAATGAACAACAGAAGATGATACTTTCAGGGGAAATTATAAGTcctgaaaaaattatttttccctTAAGACTTGTGCTTATGAGTGCCACCTTGCGAGTACAAGACTTCACTTCTGGGAAGTTATTCCAAACTGCTCCACCTGTTATAGAAGTTCCTACTAGGCAATTTCCAGTAACAGTATACTTCTCAAAGAAAACAGAGAAAACAGATTACATTGGAGAAGCATATAAAAAGGTCTTGGCAATTCACAAGAGGTTGCCACCTGGGGGCATACTTGTGTTTGTTACTGGGCAAAGGGAAGTAGAGGACTTGTGTAGGAAATTACGGAAAGCATCAAAGGAGTTTATCAAGAAAAAAGTTGAAGGATCTGTGCAAACTGATAGCACTGTGATCAATGAAAAAAAGTCTGATGAGGGAGTAAATATTAGAGAGATTAATGAAGCATTTGAGGTTCATGGAACTTCATCCTTCCAGCAAACTGATAGATTTAGTAGTTATGATGAAGATGAGGATAATGCAAATGAGAATGAATCTGATTTTTCTTATGACACTGAAACAGAGAGTGAACTGGAATTTGATGATGATAATCTTGTGCTTCCAGAGAACAATAGTAATATTGTGAATGCCTTGGGACAGGCAGGAAGTCTTGCTTCACTAAAGGCTGCTTTTGAAAAATTGTCTGGGCAGGCCACATCAAGCTCCTCAAATGAAGAGAAGACATTTTCTGCGAACATAGAAGGTAATTTGGACCAATCAAAAGCTCTCAGCGAGAAAAGAACTAAAGAAAATTGCAGTACTCCAGGTGCGCTCTGTGTTCTACCTTTGTATGCCATGCTTCCTGCAGCAGCTCAACTTCgtgtatttgaaaaagttggggAGGGAGAGCGGCTTGTAGTTGTTGCTACAAATGTTGCTGAAACATCTTTAACTATCCCCGGGATAAAGTATGTGGTTGATACTGGAAGAGAAAAGGTGAAGAATTATGACCCCTCTAATGGCATGGAGACATACGAAATACAATGGATAAGTAAGGCATCTGCTGCACAGCGTGCAGGCAGATCTGGAAGAACTGGTCCTGGACACTGTTACCGTCTCTATTCTTCTGCAGCCTTTAATAATGAATTTCCTGAGCACTCTCCTGCCGAAGTTGAGAAAGTACCTGTTCATGGTGTTGTCCTTCTCTTGAAATCCATGCATATTAAAAAG GTTGCAAATTTCCCATTTCCTACATCTCTTAAAGCTGCTTCTTTGCTTGAAGCTGAAAATTGCTTGAAATCTCTTGAAGCACTTGATAGCAAGGATGAACTTACAACCTTGGGAAAAGCCATGGCACATTATCCATTGAGTCCTCGTCATTCTAGAATGCTCCTCACTGTTGTTAAAAATACAAGACAGGAGcttaaatgtaatttaaatttgctTTTGGCATATGCTGTTGCAGCTGCTGCGGCATTGAGCTTGTCAAATCCTTTTATAATGCAATATGAAGATGATAACAGCAGAGATTCAAAGATGTCTGAGAAATCTGGAATGGGAGATGGTGAGCGAGACTTTGATAAAAAGGGAAAGTCAAGAAGAAAGAAACTAAAAGAAACGGCAAAAGTTGCACGAGAAAAATTTCGAGTTGTCACTAGTGATGCCCTCACCATAGCTTATGCTTTACAGTGTTTTGAACATTCACAGAAATCAGTAGAATTCTGTGATGACTATGCTTTGCATTTCAAAACCATGGATGAAATGTCCAAACTTCGACAACAGCTACTTAAACTGGTCTTTTATCAGGTTGATAAAGGTGGTCTTGAAGAAGAGTACTCATGGATCCATGGAACTTTAGAGGATGTTGAATGTGCTTGGCAGGTTTCTTCTGAAAAATATCCACTTTCTCTTGTTGAGGAAAGACTCATCTGTGAAGCAATATGTGCTGGCTGGGCGGATAGGGTTGCTAAACGTATTACATCTTTTTCTAGGGTCTTCGATGGGGAGAAAACATCTCGTGCCTTAAGGTATCAATCATGCATGGTTGATGAAAGTGTTTTACTTCATCGTTGGTCATCACTTTCTACTGTAGGCCCTGAGTATTTGGTTTACAATGAACTATTAGAGACCAAAAGACCAAATAAAGAAGGGATAAGTACCATGAGAGCATATATGCATGGAGCAACAAGTGTAGAGCCAGCTTGGCTTGTTGAGCATGCTAAGTCCTCATGCGTCTTCTCAGCTCCCCTGAAGGATCCTAGATCTTACTATGATGCCCAGACTGACCAAGTAAAATGTTGGGTAACCCCAGCCTTTGGCCGTTTCTCTTGGAAGCTTCCAATGCATTCATTGCCCATTAGCAATGATGAAGATCGGGTGCAAGTGTTTGCCTATGCTTTGCTTGAAGGCCAGGTGTGTCCCTGTTTAAAATCTGTTCGAAAATATATGTCGGCTCCCCCTGAAAGTATCATGAAGAAAGAAGCATTTGGTCAGAAAAGGGTGGGAAATCTTTTAAGCAAGTTAAAAAGCAGGCTGATTGATAGCTCTGCTGTGCTAAGAATGGTGTGGAAGGAGAATCCTAGGGAACTATTTGCAGAAATTTTGGATTGGTTTCAGCATAGTTTTCACAAGCACTTTGAAGAGTTATGGCTACAAATGCATAACGAATTGCTCATGGGGACACAAAAAGGCCCTCAGCATAAAAGTTCTaggaaaaagaaagtaaaatctAAAGGGCTATCATAA